The Streptomyces sp. NBC_01275 genome has a segment encoding these proteins:
- a CDS encoding pseudouridine synthase produces the protein MRSSGSGNGRNSGRGKPRGTGGGGSQPKGGGGRDDRPKRPGKPRPEERRYDVGPSGTHEGPKSGRGASARGGAKGGPKQGQGTGRGRSVPATSREYEARAEERNRERYAGKKDVKPPKTFPGAEQEGERLQKILARAGYGSRRACEELIEQARVEVNGEIVLEQGKRVDPQKDEVRVDGLTVATQSYQFFSLNKPAGVVSTMEDTEGRQCLGDYVTNRETRLFHVGRLDTETEGVILLTNHGELAHRLSHPRYGVKKTYLAHIVGPVPRDLGKRLKDGIELEDGYARADHFRVVEQTGKNYLVEVTLHEGRKHIVRRMLAEAGFPVDKLVRTGFGPITLGDQKSGWLRRLSNTEVGMLMNEVDL, from the coding sequence ATGCGAAGCAGTGGCAGCGGCAATGGCAGGAACAGCGGGCGCGGCAAGCCCCGGGGAACCGGTGGAGGCGGCTCCCAGCCGAAGGGCGGCGGAGGGCGCGACGACAGGCCGAAGCGCCCGGGCAAGCCCCGTCCCGAGGAGCGCCGCTACGACGTAGGGCCGAGCGGGACCCACGAGGGCCCGAAGTCCGGGCGCGGCGCGTCCGCGCGCGGCGGCGCCAAGGGCGGCCCCAAGCAGGGGCAGGGCACCGGGCGCGGCCGTTCGGTCCCGGCGACCTCCCGCGAGTACGAGGCGCGGGCCGAGGAGCGCAACCGCGAGCGGTACGCGGGCAAGAAGGACGTCAAGCCGCCCAAGACCTTCCCGGGCGCCGAGCAGGAGGGCGAGCGGCTGCAGAAGATCCTCGCGCGTGCCGGCTACGGCTCCCGGCGCGCCTGCGAGGAGCTGATCGAGCAGGCGCGGGTCGAGGTCAACGGCGAGATCGTGCTCGAGCAGGGCAAGCGGGTCGACCCGCAGAAGGACGAGGTCAGGGTCGACGGTCTGACCGTCGCCACCCAGTCGTACCAGTTCTTCTCGCTGAACAAGCCGGCCGGCGTCGTCTCGACGATGGAGGACACCGAGGGACGTCAGTGCCTCGGCGACTACGTGACCAACCGGGAGACGCGGCTCTTCCACGTGGGGCGGCTCGACACCGAGACCGAGGGCGTCATCCTGCTCACCAACCACGGCGAGCTGGCGCACCGGTTGTCCCACCCCCGGTACGGCGTGAAGAAGACCTACCTCGCGCACATCGTGGGCCCGGTCCCGCGCGACCTGGGCAAGCGGCTGAAGGACGGCATCGAGCTGGAGGACGGCTACGCGCGCGCCGACCACTTCCGCGTCGTCGAGCAGACCGGCAAGAACTACCTGGTCGAGGTGACCCTGCACGAGGGGCGCAAGCACATCGTGCGCCGGATGCTGGCGGAGGCCGGCTTCCCGGTCGACAAGCTGGTGCGCACCGGCTTCGGCCCGATCACCCTGGGCGACCAGAAGTCGGGCTGGCTGCGCCGGCTGTCCAACACCGAGGTCGGCATGCTGATGAACGAGGTCGATCTCTAA
- the scpB gene encoding SMC-Scp complex subunit ScpB, giving the protein MNEQTVADLDLKPALEAVLMVVDEPATEDHLAKILQRPRRQIADALRELADEYTVQRRGFELRPVAGGWRFYTRPEYAAAVEGFVLDGQQARLTQAALETLAVVAYRQPVSRSRVSAVRGVNCDGVMRTLLQRGLVEEAGAERETGAILYRTTNYFLERMGLRGLDELPELAPFLPEAEAIEAETLEGVPSFDPDAPDADADDTTTTEL; this is encoded by the coding sequence GTGAATGAGCAGACCGTCGCCGATCTCGATCTCAAGCCGGCCCTGGAGGCCGTGCTCATGGTCGTGGACGAGCCCGCGACCGAGGACCACCTCGCGAAGATCCTCCAGCGGCCCCGGCGGCAGATCGCGGACGCCCTGCGGGAGCTGGCCGACGAGTACACCGTGCAGCGGCGCGGTTTCGAGCTCAGGCCCGTCGCGGGCGGCTGGCGGTTCTACACCCGGCCCGAGTACGCGGCGGCCGTCGAGGGCTTCGTGCTGGACGGCCAGCAGGCCCGGCTCACCCAGGCGGCGCTGGAGACGCTGGCGGTCGTCGCCTACCGTCAGCCGGTGAGCCGTAGCAGGGTCTCCGCGGTGCGCGGAGTGAACTGCGACGGCGTGATGCGGACCCTGCTCCAGCGCGGTCTCGTCGAGGAGGCGGGCGCGGAACGCGAAACAGGTGCGATCCTGTATAGGACGACGAACTACTTTCTGGAGCGGATGGGCCTGCGAGGCCTGGACGAGCTCCCGGAGCTCGCGCCCTTTCTCCCCGAGGCGGAGGCGATCGAGGCCGAGACGCTGGAAGGGGTCCCGTCGTTCGATCCGGACGCACCGGACGCAGATGCAGACGACACGACGACGACGGAACTTTGA
- a CDS encoding ScpA family protein encodes MTSNDVPGPGPASGAGGGRRRALGRGPGASPVPVPDGVPEVPDTAPAVPEPVVPESSAPESSAPKSAAPKSAAPESTDPEPVATAPIAVAEPCGPREPREPNDGVFKVRLANFEGPFDLLLQLISKHKLDVTEVALSKVTDEFMAHIRAMGPDWDLDQTTEFLVVAATLLDLKAARLLPAAEVEDEADLALLEARDLLFARLLQYRAYKQVADVFTAKLDAEARRYPRTVGLEPHHAELLPEVVISIGAEGFAKLAVKAMQPRAKPQVYVDHIHAPLVSVQEQAGIVVARLRRLGQASFRTLVADTDDTLTVVARFLALLELYREKAVALDQEIALGELLVRWTGGDGDAQPRVTDEFDRPPEEPERPEEEKKRE; translated from the coding sequence ATGACCTCGAACGACGTTCCCGGCCCCGGTCCCGCCTCCGGCGCAGGCGGCGGCCGTCGCCGTGCGCTGGGGAGGGGGCCGGGGGCATCGCCGGTTCCCGTCCCGGACGGGGTGCCGGAAGTGCCGGACACGGCGCCGGCGGTGCCGGAACCTGTCGTTCCGGAATCCTCTGCTCCGGAATCCTCTGCTCCGAAATCCGCCGCTCCGAAATCCGCCGCTCCGGAGTCCACCGATCCGGAGCCCGTGGCCACGGCCCCCATCGCCGTCGCCGAGCCCTGTGGGCCACGTGAGCCCCGCGAGCCGAATGACGGGGTCTTCAAGGTCCGGCTCGCCAACTTCGAGGGGCCCTTCGATCTGCTCCTCCAGCTGATCTCCAAGCACAAGCTGGACGTCACCGAGGTCGCACTGTCGAAGGTCACCGACGAGTTCATGGCGCACATCAGGGCGATGGGCCCGGACTGGGACCTGGACCAGACGACCGAGTTCCTCGTCGTGGCCGCCACGCTGCTCGATCTCAAGGCGGCCCGGCTGCTGCCCGCCGCCGAGGTCGAGGACGAGGCCGACCTGGCGCTGCTCGAGGCCCGAGACCTGCTGTTCGCCCGGCTGCTCCAGTACCGCGCGTACAAACAGGTCGCCGACGTCTTCACCGCGAAGCTCGACGCGGAGGCCCGCCGCTACCCGCGTACCGTCGGCCTCGAACCGCACCACGCCGAGCTGCTGCCCGAGGTCGTCATCAGCATCGGCGCGGAGGGCTTCGCGAAGCTCGCCGTGAAGGCGATGCAGCCCAGGGCCAAGCCGCAGGTGTACGTCGACCACATCCACGCGCCGCTGGTGAGCGTGCAGGAGCAGGCCGGGATCGTCGTCGCACGGCTGCGGCGGCTCGGGCAGGCCAGCTTCCGCACGCTGGTGGCGGACACCGACGACACCCTCACCGTCGTAGCGCGCTTTCTGGCGCTGTTGGAGCTGTACCGGGAGAAGGCCGTCGCGCTGGACCAGGAGATCGCGCTGGGGGAGCTGCTGGTGCGGTGGACCGGTGGGGACGGGGACGCGCAGCCCAGGGTCACCGACGAGTTCGACCGCCCGCCCGAGGAGCCCGAGAGGCCGGAGGAGGAGAAGAAGCGTGAATGA
- a CDS encoding ParA family protein, with amino-acid sequence MPTRDQGSARLEAVGSVAVRTFAAHQSQRSPRMAQTAPQSMDGHHVNAMAGDGSGAPHNHFADYDELPEGHFYDPDAEYEPDPEYAATLAPDAARQRRERVGPTGRPLPYFPIPGPLTHHGPATIIAMCNQKGGVGKTTSTINLGAALAEYGRRVLLVDFDPQGALSVGLGVNPMELDLTVYNLLMERGMSADEVLLKTAVPNMDLLPSNIDLSAAEVQLVSEVARESTLQRALKPLMDDYDYIVIDCQPSLGLLTVNALTAAHKVIVPLECEFFALRGVALLTETIEKVQERLNPELELDGILATMYDSRTVHSREVLARVVEAFDDHVYHTVIGRTVRFPETTVAGEPITTYASNSVGAAAYRQLAREVLARCPAE; translated from the coding sequence ATGCCTACGCGGGACCAGGGTTCCGCGAGGCTCGAGGCTGTCGGCTCCGTCGCTGTCCGCACCTTCGCAGCCCACCAGAGCCAGAGAAGCCCCCGTATGGCTCAGACAGCACCCCAGAGCATGGATGGCCATCACGTGAACGCCATGGCCGGCGACGGAAGTGGCGCGCCCCACAACCATTTCGCCGACTACGACGAACTGCCCGAAGGGCACTTCTACGACCCCGACGCCGAATACGAGCCGGACCCGGAGTACGCGGCCACGCTCGCGCCCGACGCGGCCCGACAGCGCCGTGAGCGCGTCGGTCCGACCGGACGCCCGCTGCCGTACTTCCCGATCCCGGGCCCGCTGACCCACCACGGCCCCGCGACGATCATCGCGATGTGCAACCAGAAGGGCGGCGTGGGCAAGACGACGTCGACCATCAATCTGGGCGCCGCTCTCGCGGAGTACGGACGTCGGGTGCTGCTCGTGGACTTCGACCCGCAGGGCGCGCTGTCGGTCGGTCTCGGCGTCAATCCGATGGAGCTCGACCTCACGGTCTACAACCTGCTCATGGAGCGGGGCATGTCGGCCGACGAGGTCCTGCTCAAGACCGCGGTTCCCAACATGGACCTGCTGCCGAGCAACATCGACCTGTCGGCGGCGGAGGTCCAACTGGTCTCCGAGGTCGCGCGCGAGTCGACGCTGCAACGGGCCCTGAAGCCGCTGATGGACGACTACGACTACATCGTCATCGACTGTCAGCCCTCACTCGGCCTGCTCACCGTCAACGCGCTGACGGCCGCGCACAAGGTGATCGTGCCGCTGGAGTGCGAGTTCTTCGCGCTGCGCGGTGTGGCCCTGCTGACCGAGACCATCGAGAAGGTCCAGGAACGGCTCAACCCGGAGCTGGAGCTCGACGGGATCCTGGCCACGATGTACGACTCGCGCACCGTGCACAGCCGTGAGGTGCTCGCACGGGTCGTCGAGGCCTTCGACGACCACGTCTACCACACGGTCATCGGGCGCACGGTCCGCTTCCCGGAGACCACGGTCGCCGGTGAGCCGATCACCACGTACGCCTCCAACTCCGTCGGCGCCGCCGCCTATCGCCAGCTCGCCAGGGAGGTGCTCGCCCGGTGTCCCGCCGAGTGA
- the ald gene encoding alanine dehydrogenase — translation MIDVKVGIPREVKNNEFRVAITPAGVHELVRHGHQVVVERGAGVGSSITDEEYLSAGARILETADEVWATADLLLKVKEPIAEEYHRLRKDQTLFTYLHLAASRECTDALLESGATAIAYETVELPSRALPLLAPMSEVAGRLAPQVGAYHLMRANGGRGVLPGGVPGVAAGRAVVIGGGVSGWNAAQIAIGMGFHVTLLDRDINKLKEADKIFGTKIQTVVSNSFELEKACLEADLVIGAVLIPGAKAPKLVTNELVSRMKPGSVLVDIAIDQGGCFEDSRPTTHAEPTFPVHGSVFYCVANMPGAVPNTSTYALTNATLPYIVELADRGWVEALRRDPALAKGLNTHDGKVVYREVAEAHGLEHVELESLLS, via the coding sequence GTGATCGACGTGAAGGTCGGCATCCCCCGCGAGGTCAAGAACAACGAGTTCCGGGTGGCCATCACCCCCGCCGGTGTGCACGAGCTGGTGCGCCACGGCCACCAGGTCGTCGTCGAGCGCGGCGCCGGCGTCGGCTCGTCGATCACGGACGAGGAGTACCTGTCCGCCGGGGCGCGGATCCTGGAGACCGCCGACGAGGTCTGGGCCACCGCCGACCTGCTGCTCAAGGTCAAGGAGCCCATCGCCGAGGAGTACCACCGGCTGCGCAAGGACCAGACGCTCTTCACGTACCTGCACCTGGCCGCGTCCAGGGAGTGCACCGACGCCCTCCTGGAGTCCGGCGCCACCGCGATCGCCTACGAGACGGTCGAGCTGCCCAGCCGCGCGCTGCCGCTGCTCGCCCCGATGTCCGAGGTCGCCGGCCGCCTCGCCCCGCAGGTCGGCGCGTACCACCTGATGCGCGCCAACGGCGGCCGCGGCGTCCTGCCCGGCGGCGTCCCCGGCGTCGCGGCCGGCCGGGCCGTGGTCATCGGCGGCGGGGTCTCCGGCTGGAACGCGGCGCAGATCGCCATCGGCATGGGCTTCCACGTGACCCTGCTCGACCGCGACATCAACAAGCTCAAGGAAGCCGACAAGATCTTCGGCACCAAGATCCAGACGGTCGTCTCCAACTCCTTCGAGCTGGAGAAGGCCTGCCTGGAGGCCGACCTCGTGATCGGCGCCGTCCTGATCCCGGGCGCCAAGGCCCCGAAGCTGGTCACCAACGAGCTCGTCTCCCGCATGAAGCCGGGGAGTGTCCTTGTCGACATCGCGATCGACCAGGGCGGCTGCTTCGAGGACTCCCGTCCCACCACCCACGCCGAGCCGACCTTCCCGGTCCACGGCTCGGTCTTCTACTGCGTCGCCAACATGCCCGGCGCGGTCCCCAACACCTCGACCTACGCGCTCACCAACGCCACGCTGCCCTACATCGTCGAACTCGCCGACCGGGGCTGGGTGGAGGCGTTGCGCCGCGATCCCGCGCTGGCCAAGGGTCTCAACACCCATGACGGCAAGGTCGTTTACCGCGAGGTCGCCGAGGCCCACGGCCTGGAGCACGTGGAGCTGGAGTCCCTGCTCAGCTGA
- a CDS encoding tetratricopeptide repeat protein translates to MTDQAVDTGGVQLSGHAATQGHFLGRTRELKELRADIERAGLDTIAGKKAPRARVLLIAGRPGSGRTALAEELVRQVADRYRDGVLRARLGEPDGTPVPVERAARELLAALGLPTPAGADEDDLAAALREALADRRMLILLDDAAGAEQVDALLPDTPECLLVAVSAGPLTGISDVRPCTLGGLDTKSALDLLTRFTGSVRITVDPRSAEGLVEACQGQPAALTLAGGWLAARPQAAVADLAKQLHAEGDEGTPLSRVFRLVHDALPAPAARILRLLSLAPAGLVDPHTASALAGCSVGAARTTLDDLTVRGLLRAVRSPLPEYEVPGCLQPLLRAAAETHERPAELQLARARMLERTVRLLQACRAITETDSPQAREKLQGMPRALHFPTPRAAADWLRIRRPALLAAARTAVADGELDTLARRLMSQLVRAMVAHFGTQAAAPDLYGVHQLVLDVAERRELPRERAAALLNLADVDARTGRTAEALVRYRAALDAGREANDPYAIGRAMESVGGAHLELGDYERAADWFGRALAQRLARDEREDAARLYGRIATAHTYAGRYGEAQRGWRAAAAGHRKNGDVAAYARALSELARVQEYAGRPEESLRTCQEAVEWARRAQDTRLQAAVQLRLADTLERLGDPAAARLHRGAAERILGEELKDGLQDGLQDGDAMADATSGREAGPEAGPEAGPEAGPEAGSKAGSQAGPDSGSQAGSEADSKAEQPEHGANAYEIRSTSAED, encoded by the coding sequence GTGACGGATCAGGCAGTGGACACAGGCGGCGTGCAGCTGTCCGGACACGCTGCGACGCAGGGCCATTTCCTGGGCCGCACCCGGGAGTTGAAGGAACTGCGCGCCGATATCGAGCGCGCGGGACTGGACACCATCGCCGGCAAGAAGGCTCCCCGCGCGCGGGTGCTCCTCATTGCCGGCCGACCCGGCTCCGGGCGTACGGCGCTCGCCGAGGAGCTCGTCCGGCAGGTCGCCGACCGTTACCGCGACGGCGTCCTGCGCGCCCGCCTCGGCGAGCCGGACGGCACCCCCGTCCCCGTGGAGCGGGCCGCCCGCGAACTGCTCGCCGCGCTCGGTCTGCCGACCCCGGCCGGCGCCGACGAGGACGACCTCGCGGCGGCCCTGCGCGAGGCCCTCGCCGACCGGCGCATGCTGATCCTGCTGGACGACGCGGCCGGCGCCGAACAGGTCGACGCGCTGCTTCCGGACACTCCGGAGTGCCTCCTCGTCGCCGTCTCCGCCGGTCCGCTCACCGGCATCTCGGACGTCCGCCCCTGCACCCTGGGCGGCCTGGACACCAAGTCCGCCCTCGATCTGCTGACCCGCTTCACCGGCTCGGTCCGCATCACCGTCGACCCGCGCTCCGCCGAGGGCCTCGTCGAGGCCTGCCAGGGCCAGCCCGCCGCGCTGACCCTGGCCGGCGGCTGGCTCGCCGCCCGCCCCCAGGCCGCCGTCGCCGACCTCGCCAAGCAGCTGCACGCGGAGGGCGACGAGGGCACACCGCTCAGCCGGGTCTTCCGCCTCGTCCACGACGCGCTGCCCGCCCCCGCCGCCCGGATACTGCGACTGCTCAGCCTCGCCCCGGCCGGCCTCGTCGACCCGCACACCGCCTCCGCGCTCGCCGGCTGCTCGGTGGGCGCCGCCCGCACCACCCTGGACGACCTCACCGTCCGGGGCCTGCTGCGGGCCGTGCGGTCGCCGCTGCCCGAGTACGAGGTCCCCGGCTGTCTGCAACCCCTGCTGCGCGCCGCCGCCGAGACCCATGAGCGCCCCGCCGAGCTCCAGCTGGCCCGCGCCCGCATGCTGGAGCGGACGGTACGGCTGCTGCAGGCCTGCCGGGCCATCACCGAGACGGACAGTCCGCAGGCCCGCGAGAAGCTCCAGGGCATGCCCCGCGCCCTGCACTTCCCGACCCCGCGCGCGGCCGCCGACTGGCTGCGCATCCGCCGGCCGGCCCTGCTCGCCGCGGCCCGGACGGCGGTCGCCGACGGGGAGCTGGACACCCTGGCCCGTCGGCTGATGTCCCAGCTGGTCAGGGCGATGGTCGCGCACTTCGGCACCCAGGCGGCGGCGCCCGACCTGTACGGCGTCCACCAGCTCGTCCTCGATGTCGCCGAGCGCCGGGAGCTGCCCCGGGAGCGGGCCGCGGCCCTGCTGAACCTGGCCGACGTCGACGCCCGGACCGGGCGCACGGCGGAGGCCCTGGTGCGCTACCGGGCGGCCTTGGACGCCGGACGCGAGGCGAACGACCCGTACGCGATCGGCCGCGCGATGGAATCCGTAGGCGGCGCGCATCTGGAACTCGGGGACTACGAGCGGGCCGCCGACTGGTTCGGCCGGGCCCTCGCCCAGCGCCTGGCCCGCGACGAGCGCGAGGACGCGGCCCGGCTCTACGGGCGCATCGCCACCGCGCACACCTATGCGGGCCGCTACGGCGAGGCGCAGCGCGGCTGGCGGGCCGCGGCCGCCGGGCACCGCAAGAACGGCGATGTCGCCGCGTACGCACGGGCGTTGAGCGAACTGGCGCGGGTCCAGGAGTACGCGGGGCGGCCCGAGGAGTCGCTGCGCACCTGCCAGGAGGCGGTGGAGTGGGCGCGGCGCGCGCAGGACACGCGGCTGCAGGCCGCGGTGCAGCTGCGGCTGGCCGACACCCTGGAGCGGCTCGGCGACCCGGCGGCCGCCCGCCTGCACCGCGGCGCGGCCGAGCGCATCCTGGGGGAGGAGCTCAAGGACGGTCTTCAGGACGGTCTCCAGGACGGTGATGCCATGGCGGATGCCACGTCAGGCCGCGAGGCAGGCCCCGAGGCAGGCCCCGAGGCAGGCCCCGAGGCAGGCCCCGAGGCGGGTTCCAAGGCAGGTTCCCAGGCGGGCCCCGATTCCGGTTCCCAGGCGGGTTCCGAGGCTGATTCCAAGGCGGAACAGCCGGAACACGGCGCTAACGCCTACGAAATCCGTAGTACATCCGCTGAAGATTGA
- a CDS encoding NUDIX hydrolase → MTIKDTPEAWEIRATETPFVGNKTSVRTDEVVMPDGSVARRDYQVHPGSVAVLALDEEDRVLLIKQYRHPVRQKLWEIPAGLLDVPGENPLHAAQRELYEEAHVKAEDWRVLTDVYPTPGGCDEAVRIFLARGLSEAEGLRFEVEDEEADMEHARVPVGELVRAALAGDVHNTCLVVGALSLVAARGGDGLDALRPAEAPWPARPFDA, encoded by the coding sequence ATGACGATCAAGGACACCCCCGAGGCGTGGGAGATCCGGGCCACGGAGACCCCCTTCGTGGGCAACAAGACCTCCGTCCGCACGGACGAGGTGGTCATGCCCGACGGTTCGGTGGCCCGCCGCGACTACCAGGTCCACCCCGGTTCCGTGGCCGTCCTCGCCCTCGACGAGGAGGACCGCGTCCTGCTCATCAAGCAGTACCGCCACCCCGTACGGCAGAAGCTGTGGGAGATCCCGGCCGGTCTGCTCGACGTGCCCGGCGAGAACCCGCTGCACGCCGCTCAGCGCGAGCTGTACGAGGAGGCGCACGTCAAGGCCGAGGACTGGCGGGTGCTGACCGACGTGTACCCCACCCCCGGCGGCTGCGACGAGGCCGTGCGCATCTTCCTGGCCCGAGGTCTGTCCGAGGCCGAGGGGCTGCGCTTCGAGGTCGAGGACGAGGAGGCCGATATGGAGCACGCGCGCGTGCCGGTCGGCGAGCTGGTCCGGGCCGCCCTCGCGGGCGATGTGCACAACACCTGTCTCGTGGTCGGCGCCCTCTCCCTGGTCGCCGCGCGCGGCGGGGACGGTCTCGACGCGCTGCGCCCGGCGGAGGCGCCGTGGCCGGCGCGTCCGTTCGATGCGTGA
- a CDS encoding CTP synthase, whose translation MPPAAYRNSTATTTKHIFVTGGVASSLGKGLTASSLGMLLKARGLRVVMQKLDPYLNVDPGTMNPFQHGEVFVTNDGAETDLDIGHYERFLDRDLDGSANVTTGQIYSTVIAKERRGEYLGDTVQVIPHITNEIKHRIRRMATDEVDVVITEVGGTVGDIESLPFLETVRQVRHEVGRDNVFVVHISLLPYIGPSGELKTKPTQHSVAALRNIGIQPDAIVLRCDREVPTAIKRKISLMCDVDEAAVVACPDARSIYDIPKTVHGEGLDAYVVRKLDLPFRDVDWTTWDDLLDRVHNPDHEITLALVGKYIDLPDAYLSVTEALRAGGFANKARVKIKWVTSDDCRTPAGAAAQLADVDGVCIPGGFGDRGVLGKVGAIRYARENRIPLLGLCLGLQCIVIEAARNLADIADANSTEFDSATAHPVISTMAEQLDIVAGDGDMGGTMRLGMYPAKLAEGSIVREVYDGKEYVEERHRHRYEVNNAYRAELEKKAGILFSGTSPDGKLVEYVEYPRDVHPYLVATQAHPELRSRPTRPHPLFAGLVKAAVERKVAAQKISE comes from the coding sequence ATGCCGCCCGCTGCTTACCGAAACAGCACCGCCACGACGACCAAGCACATCTTCGTCACCGGGGGTGTCGCCTCCTCGCTCGGCAAGGGCCTCACCGCCTCCAGCCTCGGCATGCTGCTCAAGGCCCGCGGCCTGCGCGTCGTGATGCAGAAGCTCGACCCCTACCTCAACGTCGACCCCGGCACGATGAACCCCTTCCAGCACGGTGAGGTGTTCGTCACCAACGACGGCGCCGAGACCGACCTGGACATCGGCCACTACGAGCGTTTCCTCGACCGTGACCTCGACGGCTCCGCCAACGTCACCACCGGCCAGATCTACTCCACGGTGATCGCCAAGGAGCGGCGCGGCGAGTACCTGGGCGACACCGTGCAGGTCATCCCGCACATCACCAACGAGATCAAGCACCGCATCCGCCGTATGGCGACGGACGAGGTGGACGTCGTGATCACGGAGGTCGGCGGCACGGTCGGCGACATCGAGTCGCTGCCGTTCCTGGAGACCGTGCGCCAGGTCCGCCACGAGGTCGGCCGCGACAACGTCTTCGTCGTCCACATCTCCCTCCTGCCCTACATCGGCCCGTCCGGCGAGCTGAAGACCAAGCCCACCCAGCACTCGGTGGCCGCGCTGCGCAACATCGGCATCCAGCCCGACGCGATCGTCCTGCGCTGCGACCGAGAGGTCCCCACCGCGATCAAGCGGAAGATCTCCCTGATGTGCGACGTCGACGAGGCCGCCGTCGTGGCCTGCCCGGACGCCCGCTCCATCTACGACATCCCCAAGACCGTGCACGGCGAGGGCCTGGACGCCTACGTCGTCCGCAAGCTCGACCTGCCCTTCCGCGACGTGGACTGGACGACCTGGGACGACCTCCTGGACCGCGTCCACAACCCCGACCACGAGATCACCCTCGCCCTCGTCGGCAAGTACATCGACCTCCCCGACGCCTACCTCTCCGTCACCGAGGCCCTGCGCGCCGGCGGCTTCGCCAACAAGGCCCGCGTCAAGATCAAGTGGGTCACCTCCGACGACTGCCGGACCCCCGCCGGCGCCGCGGCCCAGCTCGCCGACGTCGACGGCGTCTGCATCCCCGGCGGCTTCGGCGACCGCGGCGTCCTGGGCAAGGTCGGCGCGATCCGCTACGCCCGCGAGAACAGGATCCCGCTGCTCGGGCTGTGCCTGGGCCTGCAGTGCATCGTCATCGAGGCCGCCCGCAACCTCGCCGACATCGCGGACGCCAACTCCACCGAGTTCGACTCGGCCACCGCCCACCCCGTCATCTCCACCATGGCCGAACAGCTCGACATCGTCGCCGGCGACGGCGACATGGGCGGCACCATGCGCCTGGGCATGTACCCCGCCAAGCTCGCCGAGGGCTCGATCGTGCGCGAGGTGTACGACGGCAAGGAGTACGTCGAGGAGCGGCACCGGCACCGCTACGAGGTCAACAACGCCTACCGCGCGGAACTGGAGAAGAAGGCGGGCATCCTGTTCTCCGGCACCTCGCCGGACGGCAAGCTCGTCGAGTACGTCGAGTACCCGCGCGACGTCCACCCCTACCTCGTCGCCACCCAGGCCCACCCCGAGCTGCGCTCGCGGCCCACGCGCCCGCATCCGCTCTTCGCCGGACTGGTGAAGGCGGCGGTCGAGCGGAAGGTCGCGGCACAGAAGATTTCCGAGTAA